A window of the Streptomyces sp. JB150 genome harbors these coding sequences:
- a CDS encoding ATP-dependent DNA helicase, translated as MTKPSLPELLHAAVAAVGGTERPGQVAMAEAVAEAIDDGSHLLVQAGTGTGKSLGYLVPALAHGERVVVATATLALQRQLVERDLPRTVDALHPLLRRRPEFAMLKGRSNYLCLHRLHEGVPQDEEEGLFDQFEAAAPTSKLGQDLLRVRDWADETETGDRDDLTPGVSDRAWSQVSVSSRECLGATKCAYGAECFAEMARERAKLAEVIVTNHALLAIDAIEGAPVLPQHEVLIVDEAHELVSRVTGVATGELTPGQVNRAVRRAAKLVNEKAADQLQTAAEGFERLMELALPGRLEEIPEDLDYALMALRDACRTVISAIGATRDKSVPDEDAVRKQALASVETIHDVAERITNGSEWDVVWYERHDRFGASLRVAPMSVSGLLREKLFADRSVILTSATLKLGGDFNGVGASLGLGPEGVEGDDLPQWKGVDVGSPFDYRKQGILYVAKHLSRPARDGDRADMLDELTELIQAAGGRTLGLFSSMRAAQLAAEELRSRIPEFPILLQGEETLGELIKNFAADPRTCLFGTLSLWQGVDVPGPSCQLVVMDKIPFPRPDDPLMSARQKAVEEAGGNGFMAVAATHAALLMAQGAGRLVRATGDRGVVAVLDQRLATARYGSFLKASLPDFWYTTDRNQVRKSLAAIDAAAKQTEAK; from the coding sequence ATGACAAAGCCCTCACTCCCCGAACTCCTGCATGCCGCCGTCGCCGCTGTCGGCGGCACGGAGCGTCCTGGCCAGGTGGCCATGGCCGAAGCCGTCGCCGAGGCGATCGACGACGGCTCCCATCTGCTCGTCCAGGCCGGCACCGGCACCGGAAAGTCACTCGGCTACCTCGTGCCCGCGCTCGCCCACGGGGAGCGAGTGGTCGTGGCGACCGCGACGCTCGCGCTCCAGCGCCAGCTGGTGGAGCGCGACCTGCCGCGCACGGTGGACGCGCTGCACCCGCTGCTGCGCCGCCGCCCGGAGTTCGCGATGCTGAAGGGCCGGTCGAACTACCTGTGCCTGCACCGTCTCCACGAAGGCGTCCCGCAGGACGAGGAAGAGGGACTGTTCGACCAGTTCGAGGCGGCCGCGCCCACCAGCAAGCTGGGCCAGGACCTGCTGCGCGTGCGCGACTGGGCGGACGAGACGGAGACCGGCGACCGTGACGACCTCACGCCCGGTGTCTCCGACCGCGCCTGGTCCCAGGTGTCGGTGTCGTCGCGGGAGTGCCTGGGCGCCACGAAGTGCGCCTACGGCGCGGAGTGCTTCGCCGAGATGGCCCGTGAGCGGGCCAAGCTCGCGGAGGTCATCGTCACCAACCACGCCCTGCTCGCGATCGACGCCATCGAGGGCGCCCCTGTCCTGCCGCAGCACGAGGTGCTGATCGTCGACGAGGCTCATGAGCTGGTCTCCCGGGTCACCGGCGTGGCCACCGGCGAGCTGACCCCCGGCCAGGTCAACCGCGCGGTGCGCCGCGCCGCGAAACTCGTCAACGAGAAGGCCGCCGACCAGCTGCAGACCGCCGCGGAGGGCTTCGAGCGGCTGATGGAGCTGGCGTTGCCCGGCCGCCTCGAGGAGATCCCGGAGGACCTCGACTACGCCCTGATGGCGCTGCGGGACGCCTGCCGCACGGTGATCTCGGCGATCGGCGCGACCCGCGACAAGTCCGTCCCGGACGAGGACGCGGTGCGCAAGCAGGCACTGGCCTCCGTGGAGACGATCCACGACGTGGCGGAGCGGATCACGAACGGCTCCGAGTGGGACGTCGTCTGGTACGAGCGCCACGACCGGTTCGGCGCCTCCCTGCGCGTCGCCCCCATGTCGGTCTCGGGCCTGCTGCGCGAGAAGCTGTTCGCGGACCGGTCCGTGATCCTCACCTCCGCGACGCTGAAACTCGGCGGCGACTTCAACGGTGTCGGCGCGTCCCTGGGACTCGGCCCGGAGGGCGTGGAGGGCGACGACCTCCCGCAGTGGAAGGGCGTCGACGTCGGTTCCCCGTTCGACTACCGCAAGCAGGGCATCCTCTACGTCGCCAAGCACTTGTCGCGCCCCGCGCGGGACGGCGACCGCGCGGACATGCTGGACGAGCTGACCGAGCTGATCCAGGCGGCCGGCGGCCGCACGCTCGGCCTGTTCTCGTCCATGCGGGCCGCCCAGCTGGCCGCCGAGGAGCTGCGCTCGCGCATCCCCGAGTTCCCGATCCTGCTCCAGGGCGAGGAAACCCTGGGCGAGCTGATCAAGAACTTCGCGGCAGATCCCCGGACCTGCCTGTTCGGCACGCTGTCGCTCTGGCAGGGCGTCGACGTGCCCGGCCCCAGCTGTCAGCTGGTCGTCATGGACAAGATCCCCTTCCCGCGTCCCGACGACCCCCTGATGAGCGCGCGCCAGAAGGCGGTGGAGGAGGCCGGGGGCAACGGCTTCATGGCCGTCGCCGCCACTCACGCGGCGCTGCTCATGGCCCAGGGCGCCGGCCGCCTGGTCCGCGCGACCGGCGACCGCGGCGTGGTCGCCGTACTCGACCAGCGGCTGGCGACGGCCCGCTACGGCAGCTTCCTCAAGGCGTCACTGCCCGACTTCTGGTACACCACGGACCGTAACCAGGTCCGCAAGTCGCTCGCGGCGATCGACGCGGCCGCGAAGCAGACAGAAGCGAAATGA